The following proteins come from a genomic window of Sphaerisporangium rubeum:
- the glgX gene encoding glycogen debranching protein GlgX, whose translation MREVWPGEPYPLGASWDGRGTSFALFSEVAERVELCLFDDKGHETRVALPEVDGFVWHGYLPGVGPGQRYGYRVHGPYDPARGHRCDPGKLLLDPYAKAVEGEVRWDRSLFSYQITDPAKRNTDDSAPFMPKNVVVNPFFDWADDRPPRTPYHQTVIYEAHVRGLTMRHPDVPEHQRGTYAGLAHPAVVDHLQALGVTAVELMPVHQFVPEHAMVARGLTNYWGYNTIAFLAPHNTYSSSGQRGEQVTEFKAMVKALHEAGIEVILDVVYNHTAEGDHMGPTLAYRGIDNAAYYRLLDADRHLLLDYTGCGNSLNVRSPHALQLIMDSLRYWVLEMHVDGFRFDLAAALARELHDVDRLSAFFDLIQQDPVISQVKLIAEPWDVGPGGYQVGNFPPLWTEWNGKYRDSVRDFWRGSSSVLPEFASRLTGSSDLYATSGRRPVASINFPTCHDGFTLTDLVSYDHKHNTANGEDNRDGTDDNRSWNCGAEGPVEDPAIVALRRRQRRNFLTTLFVSQGVPMLLHGDEIGRTQGGNNNAYCQDNDVSYVDWSMLRTEADLLSFVRGLARFRKAHPVFRRRRFFQGRVHEGDVRDIVWLTPSGKEMTSSDWHSGFGKAMGVFLNGEAIVEPGPRGERIVDDSFLLLVNAHHEPITFTLPGAAFAPGWRQVLDTAEDEAWPAVAPEGVAGPGTAVQIASRSMRVLSSTARL comes from the coding sequence ATGCGTGAGGTATGGCCAGGAGAGCCGTATCCCCTCGGCGCGAGCTGGGACGGCAGGGGGACGAGCTTCGCGCTCTTCTCCGAGGTCGCCGAGCGGGTCGAGCTCTGCCTGTTCGACGACAAGGGTCACGAGACCCGCGTCGCGCTGCCGGAGGTCGACGGCTTCGTCTGGCACGGCTACCTGCCCGGCGTCGGCCCCGGCCAGCGGTACGGCTACCGCGTGCACGGGCCGTACGACCCGGCGCGCGGCCACCGCTGCGACCCCGGCAAGCTGCTGCTCGACCCCTACGCCAAGGCCGTGGAGGGCGAGGTCCGGTGGGACCGGTCGCTGTTCTCCTACCAGATCACCGACCCCGCCAAGCGCAACACCGACGACAGCGCGCCGTTCATGCCGAAGAACGTCGTGGTCAACCCGTTCTTCGACTGGGCCGACGACCGGCCGCCGCGCACGCCGTACCACCAGACCGTGATCTACGAGGCCCACGTGCGCGGGCTCACCATGCGCCACCCCGACGTCCCCGAGCACCAGCGCGGCACCTACGCGGGCCTCGCGCACCCCGCGGTGGTCGACCACCTGCAGGCCCTCGGCGTGACCGCCGTCGAGCTGATGCCGGTGCACCAGTTCGTGCCGGAGCACGCCATGGTCGCGCGGGGCCTCACCAACTACTGGGGCTACAACACCATCGCCTTCCTGGCGCCGCACAACACCTACTCCAGCTCGGGACAGCGCGGCGAGCAGGTGACCGAGTTCAAGGCCATGGTGAAGGCCCTGCACGAGGCCGGCATCGAGGTGATCCTCGACGTGGTGTACAACCACACCGCCGAGGGTGACCACATGGGGCCGACGCTGGCGTACCGCGGCATCGACAACGCCGCGTACTACCGGCTGCTCGACGCCGACCGGCACCTGCTGCTCGACTACACCGGCTGCGGCAACTCGCTCAACGTCCGTTCCCCCCACGCGCTCCAGCTCATCATGGACTCGCTGCGGTACTGGGTGCTGGAGATGCACGTCGACGGCTTCCGGTTCGACCTCGCCGCCGCGCTGGCACGTGAGCTGCACGACGTGGACCGGCTGTCGGCGTTCTTCGACCTGATCCAGCAGGACCCGGTGATCTCGCAGGTCAAGCTCATCGCCGAGCCGTGGGACGTCGGGCCCGGCGGCTACCAGGTCGGCAACTTCCCGCCGCTGTGGACCGAGTGGAACGGCAAGTACCGCGACAGCGTGCGCGACTTCTGGCGCGGCAGCTCGTCGGTGCTGCCGGAGTTCGCCTCCCGCCTCACCGGCTCCTCCGACCTGTACGCCACCAGCGGCCGCCGGCCGGTCGCGTCCATCAACTTCCCGACCTGCCACGACGGGTTCACGCTCACCGACCTGGTGTCCTACGACCACAAGCACAACACGGCCAACGGCGAGGACAACCGCGACGGCACCGACGACAACCGTTCGTGGAACTGCGGCGCCGAGGGCCCGGTGGAGGACCCGGCGATCGTGGCGCTGCGCCGCCGGCAGCGCCGCAACTTCCTGACCACGCTGTTCGTGTCGCAGGGGGTGCCGATGCTGCTGCACGGCGACGAGATCGGCCGCACGCAAGGCGGCAACAACAACGCGTACTGCCAGGACAACGACGTGTCGTACGTCGACTGGTCGATGCTGCGCACCGAGGCCGACCTGCTGTCGTTCGTGCGGGGTCTCGCGCGGTTCCGCAAGGCGCATCCGGTGTTCCGGCGGCGCAGGTTCTTCCAGGGCCGGGTGCACGAGGGGGACGTGCGCGACATCGTGTGGCTCACGCCGTCCGGTAAGGAGATGACCTCCAGCGACTGGCACAGCGGGTTCGGCAAGGCGATGGGGGTGTTCCTGAACGGCGAGGCGATCGTCGAGCCCGGCCCGCGCGGCGAGCGCATCGTGGACGACTCGTTCCTGCTGCTGGTCAACGCGCACCACGAGCCGATCACGTTCACCCTGCCAGGCGCCGCGTTCGCACCGGGCTGGCGGCAGGTGCTCGACACCGCCGAGGACGAGGCGTGGCCCGCCGTCGCGCCGGAGGGGGTCGCCGGGCCCGGCACCGCGGTCCAGATCGCGAGCCGCTCCATGCGGGTGCTGAGCTCCACCGCACGGCTCTGA